The Theileria parva strain Muguga chromosome 1, complete sequence, whole genome shotgun sequence DNA window ATGTCGGTTACTGGGCCGGCTGCAAACACCAATGCCATTCACCGTTTATCAGAGCTTGAGCTCAAAAAAGGAATCATCGGAGAAGGCTCCTGGCACAACCAGTATAAAGATTCTTGTTACATTTTCATAGGTATTTGACCACTtagttataataattcaatTTTAGGAGGTTTGGACCATAGAATGACGGAAGGTGATATTATCATAGTTTTTTCACAGTTTGGTGAACCAATCgatattaatttaaagagAGATAAAGACACTGGtaatacatattttaatattaataattattaatatctAATTGATAAAAGTCGTGTAATTTACTTAACTGTAGGAAAGTCACTCGGGTACTGTTTTCTAGGTTATAAGGATCAGAGAAGCACTATACTGGCTGTGGATAACTTTAATGGTTCAACACTCCTAGGAAGAAGGATCAGAGTTGACCATGTGATGGACTACTCAGCACCTGTTGTTTACGATGATAAGgttttatttacactaattaTTCTTATATAAGTGtcttataaatttattctaGGTTGATGACGAAGGTAACAAGATACGTAAAGAGTATAAACCCACTGGAGCAGAAGGTTTAGGACTGGGAAAGTATTAT harbors:
- the Rbmx2 gene encoding uncharacterized protein, which translates into the protein MSVTGPAANTNAIHRLSELELKKGIIGEGSWHNQYKDSCYIFIGGLDHRMTEGDIIIVFSQFGEPIDINLKRDKDTGKSLGYCFLGYKDQRSTILAVDNFNGSTLLGRRIRVDHVMDYSAPVVYDDKVDDEGNKIRKEYKPTGAEGLGLGKYYVTETERLLRETSSKTAKHEPVQQMDEDEKWALEFEQMIKKENLESDDHPKENKEDTVSVKKEDKERDKHRSRGKSRSRSRDRSRNRYRSRSRERDRHRHRDRDRYRSSDRDRRRYSRSSSRHKYRRDRHRRSRRSSS